In one Mycobacterium heckeshornense genomic region, the following are encoded:
- the otsB gene encoding trehalose-phosphatase produces MTVHVTIDSRYYDAVIFDFDSVITDLSRIDVSAVAFVRRLHDAGVRMAIYSSNADCKRLLVSAGIADLVPVCVRGVVGDQLDPAGMPDATVLLEAATQLGVQPERCAVIEGTAAGVIAARDGGFSLVIGVDRTGDRNGLQRSGADGVVSDIAHVNVRRGGHRMSGLPDALQSYGQIASVLVARQPVLILDFDGTVSAIVDDPATATLAKNVAESLKLLAEHCDVAMLSGRDVADLRSRVALSGIWYVGNHGLELTAPDGTHHQNEDAESAIDALEQAAVELSSRLTHIRGVSIEHKRLALAVHYRNAASEASRNVIATVHSIGQRYGLRIIQGRRVIELRPDIPWDKGKIVEWILRRIDGLDPMLPIYIGDDITGEDVFDAVRHSGIGIIVRQTEGRDHRSAARFALNDPRAVCEFIDRLAHHIVAASDETKNPWSFVFDGYDPHMERLREALCTVGNGYFGTRGCASESTAGNFHYPGTYAAGIYNRLDSQIDGVTVTNESLVNLPNWLPLTFRINAGSWFDIDDVELLSYLQTLDLRRAVLTREFRFRDADGHITQVVQRRFAAMHLRHVAALQTTITAENWSGTIEFQSVIDGNVENRLVERYAELSSKHLAVTQLRELSSNTVVLAAETVESRITVAVAARVTAWYGEMPARAEYRRVQEPTRIGHEIAVDLTAGESVTLEKVAAIVTSRDRAISEPADQAERYLQGLGRFSDLLRGHTLSWAHLWERFNVHIGENADELRITRLHLLHLLQTLSPNTADLDTGAPARGLHGEAYRGHIFWDELLIFPVLNMHLPMVTRSLLQYRYRRLPQARRAAMEAGYVGAMFPWQSGSDGREESQQLHLNPRSGRWNPDPSARAHHSGIAVAYNVWQYFQVSGDVDYLVDYGAEMLAEIARFWVSLASYDTVRERYVIRGVIGPDEFHSGYPGRVYDGIDNNAYTNVMAVWVIMRAMEALELLPLSDRVDLLERLGIDGSELERWEDVSRRMFVPFHDGVISQFEGYDELAELDWQAYRARYGNIQRLDRILEAENDNVNNYKASKQADALMLFYLLSSDELRELFARLRYRFVPEQIPKTIDYYRSRTSHGSTLSAVVHSWVLARGDRDRALNYFRQVLLSDIADIQGGTTAEGIHLAAMAGSIDLLQRCFTGLEFRGNRIVLAPLWPEELGVLAFPLRYRGHRLHLEVCGRKARVSSDSEQTNVIDIECRGQVRCLMPGHTIEFS; encoded by the coding sequence ATGACGGTTCATGTGACGATCGATTCGCGTTACTACGACGCGGTGATTTTCGACTTCGACAGTGTCATAACGGATTTGTCCCGCATTGATGTTAGCGCCGTTGCGTTCGTACGGAGATTGCATGACGCTGGGGTGCGCATGGCCATCTATTCCTCCAACGCTGATTGCAAACGGTTGTTGGTTTCTGCAGGCATCGCAGACCTCGTTCCAGTTTGTGTCCGCGGTGTGGTCGGTGACCAGTTGGACCCGGCAGGAATGCCCGACGCGACCGTTTTGCTGGAGGCCGCGACACAGCTGGGAGTTCAGCCCGAACGATGTGCCGTCATCGAAGGCACCGCAGCTGGAGTAATTGCTGCTCGTGATGGTGGATTTTCCTTAGTGATCGGAGTCGATCGGACGGGAGATCGCAACGGGCTCCAGCGAAGTGGTGCCGACGGAGTAGTGTCCGATATCGCCCACGTCAATGTGCGCCGGGGGGGCCACCGCATGTCAGGGCTTCCCGATGCGCTGCAGTCTTACGGCCAAATAGCCTCAGTTCTGGTCGCGCGACAACCAGTGTTGATCCTCGACTTCGATGGCACGGTATCGGCTATCGTCGACGATCCTGCCACCGCCACGTTAGCCAAAAATGTCGCTGAATCGCTCAAACTGTTAGCCGAGCACTGCGATGTGGCTATGCTATCCGGACGCGACGTGGCCGACCTCCGTTCTCGGGTCGCACTGTCGGGTATCTGGTATGTGGGCAACCACGGCTTGGAGCTGACGGCACCAGACGGCACGCATCACCAGAACGAGGACGCCGAATCGGCCATCGATGCGCTCGAGCAGGCAGCGGTGGAACTGTCAAGTCGACTCACCCACATTCGCGGTGTCTCCATTGAGCACAAGCGACTCGCATTGGCGGTGCACTACCGCAATGCGGCTTCAGAGGCATCACGCAACGTGATTGCGACGGTGCACAGTATAGGCCAGCGCTATGGGCTCCGGATTATCCAAGGACGCAGAGTAATTGAATTGCGGCCGGACATTCCGTGGGACAAAGGGAAGATTGTGGAATGGATCTTACGCCGGATCGACGGGCTCGATCCGATGTTGCCCATCTACATTGGAGATGACATTACCGGCGAGGATGTTTTTGACGCGGTGCGACACAGTGGAATCGGCATCATTGTGCGCCAGACCGAAGGGAGAGACCATCGATCGGCTGCACGGTTCGCACTCAACGATCCGAGAGCGGTATGTGAATTCATCGATCGACTAGCGCACCACATTGTGGCTGCAAGCGATGAGACCAAGAACCCATGGTCGTTCGTATTCGACGGTTATGACCCTCACATGGAACGGCTACGGGAAGCGCTGTGCACCGTCGGCAATGGGTACTTTGGAACCCGCGGCTGTGCGTCAGAGTCGACGGCCGGCAATTTTCATTATCCAGGCACCTACGCCGCAGGAATCTACAACAGGTTGGACAGTCAGATCGACGGTGTGACCGTTACCAACGAAAGCTTAGTCAACCTGCCGAACTGGCTGCCGTTGACGTTTAGAATCAATGCCGGGTCTTGGTTCGACATCGACGACGTTGAACTGCTGTCGTATTTGCAAACGCTGGATCTGCGCAGAGCGGTACTGACCCGCGAATTCCGTTTCCGCGATGCAGATGGCCACATTACGCAGGTGGTCCAGCGCAGGTTCGCGGCTATGCATCTGCGCCACGTGGCGGCCCTGCAGACAACGATTACGGCTGAAAACTGGTCTGGCACAATTGAGTTCCAATCAGTCATAGACGGTAATGTAGAGAACAGGCTGGTCGAGCGCTACGCTGAGCTATCAAGTAAGCATCTCGCAGTGACGCAGCTGCGCGAGTTATCCAGCAACACGGTAGTTTTGGCTGCGGAAACGGTGGAATCTCGAATCACGGTTGCGGTAGCGGCGCGGGTTACCGCATGGTACGGCGAGATGCCGGCACGGGCAGAGTACCGGCGAGTGCAAGAGCCCACCCGTATCGGGCACGAGATCGCAGTCGACCTGACTGCGGGTGAATCGGTGACTCTGGAAAAGGTCGCGGCAATAGTCACCAGCCGCGATCGCGCCATATCAGAACCGGCAGACCAGGCCGAACGCTACCTGCAAGGCCTAGGCCGGTTCTCCGATCTACTACGCGGCCACACCCTTAGCTGGGCGCATCTCTGGGAACGATTTAACGTTCACATCGGTGAAAATGCCGACGAACTGCGGATCACACGGCTGCATTTGCTGCATTTGCTGCAAACCCTGTCGCCGAACACTGCCGATCTGGACACTGGGGCGCCGGCACGGGGCCTGCACGGCGAGGCCTACCGAGGTCATATCTTCTGGGATGAGCTGCTGATCTTTCCCGTCTTGAACATGCACCTTCCGATGGTGACCCGATCCTTGTTGCAGTATCGCTATCGGCGGCTACCGCAGGCCCGCCGCGCCGCGATGGAAGCCGGTTATGTTGGCGCAATGTTTCCGTGGCAGTCCGGCAGCGACGGTCGCGAAGAAAGTCAGCAGCTGCACCTGAACCCTCGTTCGGGCCGGTGGAACCCGGATCCGAGCGCACGTGCCCACCACAGCGGCATTGCCGTCGCCTACAATGTATGGCAGTACTTCCAGGTGAGCGGTGACGTCGACTATCTGGTCGACTACGGGGCGGAGATGCTTGCCGAAATCGCCCGGTTCTGGGTGAGTTTGGCCAGCTACGACACGGTACGAGAACGCTATGTGATCCGCGGCGTTATTGGCCCTGACGAATTCCACTCCGGATACCCTGGCCGGGTCTACGACGGCATCGACAACAACGCCTACACCAATGTGATGGCGGTCTGGGTCATTATGAGGGCGATGGAAGCACTTGAGCTGCTGCCGTTGTCGGATCGGGTCGATCTCTTGGAGAGGCTTGGGATAGATGGGTCAGAACTCGAACGGTGGGAGGATGTCAGCCGGCGCATGTTTGTGCCATTCCACGATGGGGTGATCAGCCAATTCGAAGGCTATGACGAACTGGCCGAGCTGGATTGGCAAGCGTACCGCGCAAGGTATGGCAATATCCAGCGTCTGGACCGCATTCTGGAGGCAGAGAACGACAACGTCAACAACTACAAAGCTTCCAAGCAGGCCGACGCATTGATGCTTTTCTATCTGCTTTCCTCCGACGAGCTACGTGAGCTCTTTGCCCGTCTCAGGTACCGCTTTGTGCCGGAACAGATCCCGAAGACCATCGATTACTATCGGAGCCGTACATCGCATGGATCCACCTTGAGCGCGGTCGTGCATTCGTGGGTCTTGGCCCGTGGTGATCGAGATCGGGCCCTGAACTACTTCCGGCAGGTTCTGCTCTCCGACATCGCAGACATCCAAGGAGGCACTACTGCCGAGGGTATCCACCTGGCTGCGATGGCCGGTAGCATTGATTTGCTCCAGCGGTGTTTCACCGGCCTGGAATTCCGCGGCAACCGTATCGTGCTTGCACCGCTGTGGCCAGAAGAGCTGGGCGTTCTGGCATTTCCGTTGAGGTATCGTGGCCATCGCCTCCACCTGGAAGTGTGCGGGCGCAAGGCAAGAGTCAGCTCAGACTCAGAGCAGACCAATGTGATTGATATCGAATGCCGCGGACAGGTGCGATGCCTCATGCCAGGACATACCATCGAATTCTCATGA
- a CDS encoding WS/DGAT/MGAT family O-acyltransferase: protein MKRLSALDAGFLEVEDSDPHVSLAIAAVPIVAGPVPSYQDLVAGLAERVRTIPQCTQKLRTHPLDLGRPEWVNDPHFDITHHMHRVALPDPGDDAELFEMIATIMQHRLDRERPLWECWIIERLSGNRWAVLMKVHHCIADGIATTQMLGKLSDEGGGETFADHIRAAKKPDGPVLRRPTLGWNPLAWPSKVWRNGIAAATAAEHAALGVAELTAELLSPPDSSLTGAVTTMRRYSAARVKLADLKRVARVFDVSLNDVALAAITDSYRNLLLRRGEQPHRDTARTLVPVSIRSMKEMQQTGNRVAAMLPLLPVDEADPVKQLELVHSRLMHSKNSGQREGTTALLTAVDSMPFTLSAWMIRLLSRLPQRAVSVLATNVPGSSRRQRLMGREVLEILPVPPIVLGLRTGIAMLSYADDFVFGITADHDTAPDVDQLATGIEEAGARLVAISRTRQRQSKRKVAPKPA from the coding sequence ATGAAGCGGTTGTCGGCACTTGACGCAGGTTTCTTGGAAGTCGAAGACTCCGATCCCCATGTGAGCCTGGCGATCGCCGCCGTGCCGATCGTGGCCGGCCCAGTTCCGTCGTATCAAGACCTGGTGGCAGGTTTGGCTGAACGAGTGCGCACAATCCCGCAGTGCACCCAGAAACTGCGTACCCATCCGCTGGACCTCGGCCGACCCGAATGGGTCAACGACCCGCATTTCGACATCACGCATCATATGCATCGGGTCGCACTCCCTGACCCCGGCGATGATGCCGAACTCTTCGAGATGATCGCCACCATCATGCAACATCGGCTCGACCGTGAACGTCCATTGTGGGAGTGTTGGATCATCGAAAGGCTCTCCGGCAACCGGTGGGCCGTGCTCATGAAAGTTCATCACTGCATCGCCGACGGCATTGCCACCACCCAGATGCTGGGCAAGCTCAGCGATGAGGGGGGCGGCGAGACCTTTGCGGACCATATTCGTGCCGCCAAGAAGCCGGACGGTCCTGTGTTGCGGCGGCCTACATTAGGCTGGAACCCGCTGGCGTGGCCAAGCAAGGTGTGGCGGAACGGCATCGCAGCGGCCACCGCTGCTGAACACGCGGCGCTGGGCGTGGCTGAGCTCACGGCTGAACTGCTAAGTCCGCCGGACTCGTCGCTGACCGGTGCGGTGACCACGATGCGCCGCTACAGCGCGGCGAGGGTTAAGCTGGCCGACCTTAAGCGAGTCGCTCGGGTCTTCGACGTCAGCCTCAACGACGTGGCGCTGGCGGCGATCACCGACAGCTACCGGAACCTTCTGCTACGCCGTGGTGAACAACCGCACCGCGATACGGCGCGCACCCTGGTTCCGGTGTCGATCCGCTCGATGAAGGAGATGCAGCAGACCGGCAATCGCGTCGCGGCGATGCTGCCGCTGCTGCCCGTTGACGAGGCGGACCCAGTTAAACAATTGGAACTCGTGCACTCTCGGCTAATGCATTCCAAGAACAGCGGCCAGCGCGAAGGCACCACAGCGCTTCTGACAGCTGTCGATAGCATGCCATTCACATTGTCTGCGTGGATGATACGGTTGCTGAGCCGATTACCGCAGCGCGCCGTCTCGGTGTTGGCAACGAATGTTCCCGGATCCAGCCGCCGACAACGGCTGATGGGCCGTGAGGTGTTGGAAATCCTGCCAGTGCCGCCGATTGTTCTTGGTCTGCGTACCGGTATCGCGATGCTTAGCTACGCCGACGATTTCGTCTTCGGTATCACCGCCGACCACGACACCGCGCCCGATGTCGATCAACTCGCCACCGGCATCGAGGAGGCTGGAGCACGGCTGGTGGCCATCAGCAGAACGCGTCAGCGACAAAGTAAACGTAAGGTCGCCCCAAAGCCTGCATGA
- a CDS encoding pyridoxamine 5'-phosphate oxidase family protein, translating to MTASEPVTILSDSQCWDLLASVALGRLVTSVEGQPEIFPVNFVVQRRTVLFRTAEGTKLVSTAINNRVLFEADDHNVAEGWSVIVKGTARMLRTNEEIEEAERAQLLPWTATLKRHYIRILPISVTGRRFHFGPEPGPEDAFA from the coding sequence GTGACTGCTAGTGAACCCGTCACGATTCTCTCGGATAGCCAATGCTGGGATCTGTTGGCCAGTGTGGCGCTGGGGCGACTGGTCACGAGTGTTGAAGGCCAGCCCGAGATTTTCCCGGTTAACTTCGTCGTCCAGCGCCGCACCGTACTTTTCCGCACCGCGGAGGGCACCAAGTTGGTCAGCACCGCGATTAACAATCGGGTCCTCTTTGAGGCCGATGACCACAATGTTGCCGAAGGCTGGAGCGTGATCGTGAAAGGCACCGCGCGCATGCTACGTACCAATGAGGAGATCGAGGAAGCCGAGCGGGCGCAGCTGCTGCCTTGGACTGCGACGTTGAAGCGGCATTACATTCGTATTCTTCCGATTTCGGTGACCGGCCGCCGGTTTCATTTCGGGCCCGAACCCGGCCCGGAAGATGCCTTCGCCTGA
- a CDS encoding tyrosine-type recombinase/integrase, producing MHFLFAVRAGRISKNYINDTIIPALCRKAGIPATDVRAPITSHRARSTIATQLYNAKEPMTLFELQAWLGHRSPESTQHYARITPNTLTKAYDNAGYFARNVRTIEVLLDRDAVTSGATATGEPWQHYDLGHGFRSYTFFEQCPHRMACARCHFYTPKQSSKSQLLQAKTNLQRMLVNIPLTDDEQAAVEDDQAALDKLLQRLTDLPTPAGMGPRGGR from the coding sequence GTGCACTTCCTGTTCGCCGTGCGGGCCGGACGAATCAGCAAGAACTACATCAACGACACGATCATCCCGGCGCTTTGCCGCAAAGCCGGCATCCCTGCCACCGACGTCCGCGCGCCGATCACCAGCCACCGGGCCCGTTCCACCATCGCCACACAGCTCTACAACGCCAAGGAACCAATGACGCTGTTCGAGCTGCAGGCCTGGCTCGGCCACCGCAGCCCCGAATCGACCCAGCACTACGCCAGGATCACCCCGAACACCCTCACCAAGGCCTACGACAACGCCGGATACTTCGCCCGCAACGTCCGCACCATCGAAGTCCTCCTCGACCGCGACGCCGTCACCAGCGGCGCCACCGCCACCGGCGAGCCCTGGCAGCACTACGACCTCGGCCACGGGTTCCGCAGCTACACCTTCTTCGAACAATGCCCCCACCGCATGGCCTGCGCCCGCTGCCACTTCTACACACCCAAGCAATCCAGCAAAAGCCAACTCCTACAAGCGAAAACGAACCTTCAACGGATGCTCGTCAACATCCCGCTCACCGACGACGAGCAAGCAGCCGTCGAGGACGATCAAGCAGCACTCGACAAACTACTGCAGCGTCTGACAGATCTTCCGACACCGGCCGGGATGGGCCCACGCGGCGGTCGTTGA